One Larimichthys crocea isolate SSNF unplaced genomic scaffold, L_crocea_2.0 scaffold83, whole genome shotgun sequence genomic window carries:
- the arg1 gene encoding arginase-1 isoform X1 — MCVCVCVCVCVCVCVCVCVCVCVCVCVCVCVCVCVCVCVCVCVCVSAVTLLLALQPRGGVEKGPDLIRTAGLLQKLQEQGCEAKDYGNLTFEEFPDDEPVGQVKNARAVGSANQRLSEAVKAVKKDGHTTVMLGGDHSLAIGSIHGHSAAVGQLSVVWVDAHSDINTPLTSTTGNMHGQPVSFLLHELQSKVPALPNFSWLKPCLSARDLVYIGLRDVDPGEHYFLKFLGVKVFSMTEVDQLGIGKVMEETCDYLCTRGNNPIHLSYDVDAIDPTVTPATGTPVVGGLTYRDGIYITEQIRHTGLLSAVDMVEVNPLRAQTEEGVRSTVSTAVDLLLGCFGRLREGNHPQEYVPPEP, encoded by the exons gtgtgtgtgtgtgtgtgtgtgtgtgtgtgtgtgtgtgtgtgtgtgtgtcagctgtaaCTCTTCTTCTTGCGCTGCAGCCTCGAGGTGGAGTGGAGAAAGGACCGGACCTGATCCGAACAGCTGGACTGCTGCAAAAACTACAGgagcaag gctGTGAAGCCAAGGATTATGGTAACTTGACGTTTGAGGAGTTTCCGGACGACGAGCCGGTCGGCCAGGTGAAAAATGCTCGGGCGGTCGGCAGCGCCAACCAGAGGCTGTCAGAGGCGGTGAAGGCCGTGAAGAAGGACGGACACACCACAGTGATGCTGGGCGGAGACCACAG TCTGGCGATCGGATCCATCCATGGTCACTCGGCGGCGGTCGGGCAGCTGAGCGTCGTGTGGGTCGACGCTCACTCTGACATCAACACACCGCTGACCTCGACCACGGGAAACATGCACGGACAGcctgtttctttcctcctccacgAGCTGCAGTCAAAG GTTCCTGCCTTGCCAAACTTCTCTTGGCTCAAGCCTTGTCTGTCAGCCAGAGATCTGGTCTACATCGGGCTGAGAGACGTGGACCCAGGAGAGCA ttacTTCCTGAAGTTTCTGGGCGTGAAGGTGTTTTCCATGACCGAGGTGGATCAACTTGGTATCGGCAAAGTTATGGAGGAGACGTGTGACTACCTTTGTACCAG AGGGAATAACCCGATCCACCTGAGCTACGATGTGGATGCCATCGACCCCACCGTTACCCCAGCGACCGGGACACCTGTAGTCGGAGGGCTCACCTACAGAGATGGGATCTACATCACTGAACAGATCCGTCACACAG GTCTCCTGTCCGCGGTGGACATGGTGGAGGTGAACCCTCTGCGGGCTCAGACCGAAGAGGGCGTCCGGTCCACGGTCAGCACGGCGGTGGACTTGCTGCTCGGCTGTTTCGGACGCCTCCGTGAAGGAAACCACCCGCAGGAGTACGTCCCGCCCGAGCCTTGA
- the arg1 gene encoding arginase-1 isoform X2 produces the protein MRSARKLQQLALTVNGRSLHHHHPQRAPAVGIIGAPFSKGQPRGGVEKGPDLIRTAGLLQKLQEQGCEAKDYGNLTFEEFPDDEPVGQVKNARAVGSANQRLSEAVKAVKKDGHTTVMLGGDHSLAIGSIHGHSAAVGQLSVVWVDAHSDINTPLTSTTGNMHGQPVSFLLHELQSKVPALPNFSWLKPCLSARDLVYIGLRDVDPGEHYFLKFLGVKVFSMTEVDQLGIGKVMEETCDYLCTRGNNPIHLSYDVDAIDPTVTPATGTPVVGGLTYRDGIYITEQIRHTGLLSAVDMVEVNPLRAQTEEGVRSTVSTAVDLLLGCFGRLREGNHPQEYVPPEP, from the exons ATGAGGAGCGCgaggaagctgcagcagctcgcGCTGACCGTCAACGGACGgagtcttcatcatcatcatcctcagcGCGCGCCGGCAGTGGGGATCATCGGAGCACCTTTCTCTAagggacag CCTCGAGGTGGAGTGGAGAAAGGACCGGACCTGATCCGAACAGCTGGACTGCTGCAAAAACTACAGgagcaag gctGTGAAGCCAAGGATTATGGTAACTTGACGTTTGAGGAGTTTCCGGACGACGAGCCGGTCGGCCAGGTGAAAAATGCTCGGGCGGTCGGCAGCGCCAACCAGAGGCTGTCAGAGGCGGTGAAGGCCGTGAAGAAGGACGGACACACCACAGTGATGCTGGGCGGAGACCACAG TCTGGCGATCGGATCCATCCATGGTCACTCGGCGGCGGTCGGGCAGCTGAGCGTCGTGTGGGTCGACGCTCACTCTGACATCAACACACCGCTGACCTCGACCACGGGAAACATGCACGGACAGcctgtttctttcctcctccacgAGCTGCAGTCAAAG GTTCCTGCCTTGCCAAACTTCTCTTGGCTCAAGCCTTGTCTGTCAGCCAGAGATCTGGTCTACATCGGGCTGAGAGACGTGGACCCAGGAGAGCA ttacTTCCTGAAGTTTCTGGGCGTGAAGGTGTTTTCCATGACCGAGGTGGATCAACTTGGTATCGGCAAAGTTATGGAGGAGACGTGTGACTACCTTTGTACCAG AGGGAATAACCCGATCCACCTGAGCTACGATGTGGATGCCATCGACCCCACCGTTACCCCAGCGACCGGGACACCTGTAGTCGGAGGGCTCACCTACAGAGATGGGATCTACATCACTGAACAGATCCGTCACACAG GTCTCCTGTCCGCGGTGGACATGGTGGAGGTGAACCCTCTGCGGGCTCAGACCGAAGAGGGCGTCCGGTCCACGGTCAGCACGGCGGTGGACTTGCTGCTCGGCTGTTTCGGACGCCTCCGTGAAGGAAACCACCCGCAGGAGTACGTCCCGCCCGAGCCTTGA
- the heatr1 gene encoding HEAT repeat-containing protein 1 has translation MNLRSGFSGHFVQRRVAEGWSEVSNPEVKTRWKPASRSSSPACPYSSKTSDKCIEWLAFHRSQFSGLVLCCSFHIQLYNADSLLACALPYHDTNLFVRVLQLLKIKDATNRWSWLHCLQKPGVPLSRGALITHCYTDLSFMDFICCMVTKSIQAYSGRSGSCSQLRVIFSFYASTIVPALDAVDKVSDAIISKLLPYIQKGLKSSLTDYKAATYMVVCQLAVKVVMEVSLVDTLTVQISKSLLREPVLAKEGVGCLIVLLQNQKEGAAGPRAFSHLRSMPALVPTLQVMAATHDVSPLLRYLLPHLVHAFFTCSSGETDELSVLESVLQDVPLTKGLDRTVARLLLDEYLSRTGLSAEHTSAFDQRLLPLVRLFESKYCGALDGVLAGHVTDISSTEQKHLFHQFLSLSMSSGKYQIMGDSDTSLLLSLKHPQPSVRVSAVDHLMSIITSGQLQSLDETFLKDAVTDRLKDDVPEVVAAALRVLELLFDVLDPEDIVLCLLSLLHRADLLVAELWMPVLTEAVRLLSDPRLGKGDAEMVQRVGWRLLPFLVVASTELRLTSSVARSSILTQHPLTLNWAQELDELMKRSSQPDFVGLVNERLVSTLTKNLASMEHFSRRDALEKLALLVEQQQRGSALRARASFLVLTQTLLLGLGELSETQHLLTAQRVYMLLERPLLELSRDDRQEAEQHVSAPSTFSEALTLYLSRCGPESADQAEFSFVLMSLLRDFISALRCHDASFKGEVWWNPEKLDTNTCCYLGLLCRLFSVVISGAAEGPAAGSFRVLMKLLIQVHLREPPMLFRFLCVLWGYGGNHGDQLDVKVGAVLQTQALYMGGALLNIQPAAMLEELAAADSPLFPSLLCCLSSPVREVRRSALGALQSLSGAKASPFQPITEKLLKTPEEIIADPSYLSQVLGSLHDECQCVKVKTQQKKLQASMQQLLHSVQTPCCPSYSAAGLLRALSHVNGQAVLSALLPVLDRLLEQSGPDAPTLLRDEAQLMQLVLRKYNEASAPLLAEDQNCLDLFVRALRTSTQQHPDIPSCQIFALEQITKPFFSAIGDEKVQQNLLSVMFDLLVESRSPLVANTISSVFKGIAVDGQLVANELAPPEKPRVSVTVQQTRRSRMAQRRPQESCDEGPQGGAVSWQRVTLILELLQHKKKLKRPQMLVPVLFSLLARSLEPCSDHANMEYTKQLLLSCLLNVCHKLSPDGGAVGPDVLDEDKFSVELVVQCIRASDMPQTHHHALLLLGTAATIFPEKVLHNIMPIFTFMGANIMRLDDAYSFRVIDKTVQTVIPALIKAQQLSVGGSSAHVDAVVTRIVHVFADALPHVPNHRRLPVLTQLVSTLGPARFLWVLMLLLFKLHTTQTASSASEKDAALETDVDLWISLCCHFDVSDQLTTLINILNFLLQLPDDKDDAKCSVSRQGAKKKKKEEEEKVEELIFSVEAHSSKELRHFKFLCVSFMAQLLGSTSFIGKVAEGGDAADATDESLQQRLLEEILRYIHSVARCVEENADKPTAKFWRVLLNKAYDVLDKVNSLLPTDTFITVTRGLMGNRLPSVRRKAMELLNNKLQHRTQWEEQQVTALVQLTGDLLSIVGKRQGRAEEEAEHAINRQTALYSLKLLCRSFGSAHQEALLPVLLRAMDVVMATDEDKNVTGSALLCIAEVVSTLRALAIPQLPRLMPALLRTLTDRKELLTNEIYLLSAVTALQRVAETLPHFISPYLQDTLSQVCRLTRLVDSASSSSSCSAQLSSRLASLRSTLATKLPPRVLLPTLTKCYSNMVVDRKAQLVALMSILKEHISHMDKEQLGSHQSELTSFFLTALDFRAEHCRGDLEATAEIEGRVIDCLIAMVMKLSEVTFRPLFFKLLDWSKSGSTERLLTFYRLTVVVAERLKGLFVLFAGNLVKPMADLLRQTDVSRTGELLFESGRGEEKSALLLQLLLDCLHKIFLYDTQRFLSRERADALMSPLLDQLENLLGGEQVYQQRVTQHLVPCVGQFSVALADDSQWKTLNYQILLKTRHPESKVRFSSLLMLMELASKLKENYVVLLPETIPFIAELMEDECEEVEQQVQKVVQEMENILGEPLQSYF, from the exons ATGAACCTGCGTTCCGGATTTTCAGGACACTTTGTTCAGCGCCGCGTCGCTGAAGGCTGGAGCGAAGTGTCCAATCCAGAGGTAAAGACACGCTGGAAGCCGGCGTCTCGCTCTTCCTCACCCGCTTGCCCGTACTCCTCTAAAACCAGCGACAAGTGCATCGAGTGGCTTGCTTTTCACCG GTCTCAG ttctcaggtCTCGTGTTGTGTTGCAGCTTCCACATCCAGCTGTATAACGCTGACAGCCTGCTGGCCTGTGCGCTGCCTTACCATGACACCAACCTGTTCGTCCGAGTCCTGCAGCTCCTGAAGATCAAGGACGCCACCAACCGCTGGAGCTGGCTGCACTGCCTGcag AAACCAGGTGTGCCGTTGTCCAGAGGAGCGCTGATCACTCACTGTTACACAGACCTGAGCTTCATGGACTTCATCTGCTGCATGGTCACCAAGTCCATCCAG GCGTACTCAGGCCGTTCAGGAAGTTGCTCCCAGCTCAGAGTGATCTTCTCCTTCTACGCCTCGACCATCGTCCCCGCTCTGGACGCCGTGGACAAAGTGTCGGACGCCATCATCTCCAAACTGCTGCCGTACATTCAGAAG GGCCTCAAGTCGTCCTTGACGGACTACAAAGCCGCCACCTACATGGTCGTGTGCCAGCTGGCGGTGAaggtggtgatggaggtgagTCTCGTCGACACCCTCACCGTGCAGATCAGCAAGTCTCTGCTCAGAGAGCCCGTGCTGGCCAAGGAGGGCGTGGGCTGCCTCATCGTGCTGCTGCAGAACCAGAAGGAGGGCGCTGCCGGGCCCAG AGCCTTCAGCCATCTACGCTCGATGCCGGCGCTGGTTCCCACGCTGCAGGTGATGGCGGCCACTCATGATGTCAGTCCTCTGCTGCGCTACCTGCTGCCTCACCTCGTCCACGCCTTTTTCACCTGCAGCTCAG gtgagacagacgAGTTAAGTGTGCTGGAGTCCGTCCTGCAGGACGTTCCTCTGACCAAAGGCCTGGACCGGACTGTGGCTCG TTTGCTGTTGGACGAGTATCTGAGTCGGACCGGACTGTCCGCTGAACACACGTCCGCCTTCGACCAGCGTCTGTTGCCTCTGGTTCGACTGTTCGAGTCCAA GTACTGCGGAGCTCTGGACGGCGTCCTcgcaggtcatgtgactgacatCAGCAGCACCGAGCAGAAACATCTCTTCCATCAGttcctgtctctgtccatgAGCAGCGGGAAATATCAG ATCATGGGCGACTCGGACACGTCGCTGCTCCTCAGTCTGAAACACCCGCAGCCGTCAGTCAGAGTCTCGGCCGTGGACCACCTGATGAGCATCATCACCTCCGGACAG CTGCAGAGTTTGGACGAAACTTTCCTTAAAGACGCCGTCACGGACCGGCTGAAGGACGACGTGCCGGAGGTCGTGGCTGCCGCTCTCAGAGTCCTGGAG ctgctgtttgacGTTCTGGACCCTGAAGACATCgtgttgtgtttactgtcactgttgcACAGAGCTGATCTGTTGGTGGCTGAGCTCTG GATGCCCGTGCTGACCGAGGCGGTGCGTTTACTGTCCGACCCACGCCTGGGAAAGGGGGACGCCGAGATGGTGCAGAGGGTGGGCTGGAGGCTGCTCCCCTTCCTGGTGGTCGCCTCCACCGAGCTGCGCCTCACCTCCAGTGTCGCCCGATCCTCCATCCTCACCCAGCACCCGCTCACCCTGAACTGGGCTCAAG agcTGGACGAGCTGATGAAGAGGAGCTCTCAGCCCGACTTCGTGGGTTTGGTGAACGAGCGTCTCGTCTCCACGCTGACCAAGAACCTGGCGAGCATGGAGCACTTCTCCAGACGGGATGCG CTGGAGAAGCTGGCGCTGttggtggagcagcagcagcgaggcTCCGCCCTCAGAGCGAGGGCGTCCTTCCTGGTGCTGACCCAGACGCTGCTGCTCGGCCTCGGCGAGCTGAGCGAGACCCAGCACCTGCTCACCGCTCAGAGGGTCTACATGCTGCTggagcgccccctgctggagcTCAGCAGGGACGACAGACAGGAGGCGGAGCAGCACGTCAGCGCCCCCTCCACCTTCTCTGAAGCCCTCACTCTGTACCTGAGCAGGTGTGGGCCAGAGTCAGCGGATCAGGCAGAGTTCAGCTTCGTCCTGATGTCTCTGCTCAGAGACTTCATCTCCGCCCTCAGGTGTCACGACGCCTCCttcaaag gTGAGGTGTGGTGGAACCCAGAGAAGCTGGACACCAACACCTGCTGTTACCTCGGCCTCCTCTGCCGCCTCTTCAGCGTCGTCATCAGCGGTGCCGCCGAGGGCCCGGCAGCCGGCAGCTTCAGAGTTCTGATGAAGCTGCTCATCCAGGTTCATCTGCGCGAGCCGCCGATGCTCTTCAGGTTCCTGTGCGTGCTGTGGGGATACGGCGGTAATCATGGAGATCAGCTGGACGTGAAGGTCGGCGCCGTCCTGCAGACTCAGGCTCTGTACATGGGCGGAGCTCTGCTGAACATTCAACCGGCCGCCATGCTGGAGGAGCTGGCCGCCGCCGACTCGCCCT tgttcccgtccctgctctgctgtctcagCTCTCCGGTTCGGGAGGTCCGGAGGTCGGCCCTCGGCGCTCTGCAGAGCCTATCAGGAGCCAAGGCTTCTCCcttccagccaatcacagagaaGCTTCTAAAGACCCCAGAGGAGATCATCGCAGACCCTTCGTACCTGAGCCAG GTCCTCGGTTCGCTTCATGAcgagtgtcagtgtgtgaaggtGAAGACGCAGCAGAAGAAGCTGCAGGCGTCcatgcagcagctgctgcacagcGTTCAGACTCCGTGCTGCCCGTCGTACAGCGCCGCCGGCCTGCTGCGAGCGCTGAGCCACGTCAACGGACAg GCCGTCCTGTCAGCCCTGCTTCCTGTTCTGGATCGCCTGCTGGAGCAGAGCGGCCCCGACGCCCCCACCCTGCTGCGGGACGAAGCCCAGCTGATGCAGCTCGTCCTGAGGAAGTACAACGAGGCGTCGGCGCCCCTGCTGGCCGAAGATCAGAACTGCCTGGATCTGTTCGTCAGAGCTCTGAGGACCTCCACCCAGCAACACCCCGACATCCCCAGCTGCCAGATCTTTGCACTGGAACAG ATCACCAAGCCGTTCTTCTCGGCCATCGGAGACGAGAAGGTGCAGCAGAATCTGCTGTCTGTGATGTTCGACCTGCTGGTGGAGAGCAGGAGTCCTCTGGTGGCCAACACCATCAGCAGCGTCTTTAAAGGG ATTGCAGTTGACGGTCAGCTGGTGGCCAATGAGCTCGCTCCACCAGAAAAGCCCAGAGTCAGTGTGACGGTGCAACAGACCCGGCGGAGCAGAATGGCACAGAG GAGGCCTCAGGAGAGCTGTGATGAAGGTCCACAGGGGGGCGCTGTGTCGTGGCAGAGAGTCACTCTGatcctggagctgctgcagcacaagaagaagctgaagagaCCTCAGATGTTGGTGCCGGTTCTGTTCTCTCTGCTGGCCAG GAGTCTGGAGCCGTGTTCAGATCACGCCAACATGGAGTACACCAAGCAGCTGCTCCTCAGCTGTCTGCTCAACGTCTGCCACAAACTGTCTCCTGATGGAGGCGCTGTGGGCCCAG ACGTCCTGGATGAAGATAAGTTCAGCGTGGAGTTGGTGGTTCAGTGTATCCGAGCGTCCGACATGCCGCAGACTCACCACcacgctctgctgctgctcggcaCGGCGGCCACCATCTTCCCC GAGAAAGTCCTTCATAACATCATGCCCATCTTCACCTTCATGGGAGCCAACATCATGCGGCTGGACGACGCCTACAGCTTCAGAGTCATCGACAAGACGGTTCAGACGGTCATACCTGCTCTgatcaag gccCAGCAGCTCTCTGTCGGCGGCTCTTCAGCTCACGTGGACGCCGTGGTGACGAGGATCGTGCACGTGTTCGCCGACGCGTTGCCTCACGTGCCCAATCACCGGCGCCTGCCCGTCCTCACTCAGCTGGTGAGCACGCTGGGCCCCGCCCGCTTCCTCTGGGTCCTAATGCTCCTCCTGTTCAAGCTGCACACCACGCAGACCGCCAGCTCCGCGAGCGAGAAG GACGCCGCTCTGGAGACGGACGTGGATTTGTGGATTTCTCTCTGTTGTCACTTTGACGTCAGCGACCAGCTCACCACCCTCATCAACATCCTGaacttcctgctgcagctgcccgACGACAAAGACGACG CGAAGTGCTCCGTCAGCCGGCAAGgagccaagaagaagaagaaggaggaggaggagaaggtggaggagctgaTCTTCAGCGTGGAGGCTCACAGCAGCAAAGAGCTGCGACACTTCAAGTTCCTGTGCGTCTCCTTCATGGCTCAGCTGCTCGGCTCCACCAGCTTCATCGGGAAG gTCGCAGAGGGAGGAGACGCCGCCGACGCCACCGACgagtctctgcagcagag gctgtTGGAGGAGATCCTGCGTTACATCCACAGTGTAGCTCGCTGTGTGGAGGAGAACGCCGACAAACCCACGGCCAAGTTCTGGAGAGTTCTGCTCAATAAAGCCTACGATGTTCTGGataag GTGAACTCCTTGTTGCCCACGGATACCTTCATCACAGTGACGAGGGGGCTGATGGGTAATCGGCTGCCGTCGGTCAGGAGGAAAGCgatggagctgctgaacaaCAAACTACAGCACAGGACGCAGTGGGAGGAGCAACAG GTCACCGCGCTCGTCCAGCTGACCGGCGACCTGCTGAGCATTGTGGGTAAACGCCAGGggagggcggaggaggaggcggagcaCGCCATTAACCGTCAGACGGCGCTGTACAGCCTGAAGCTGCTGTGTCGCAGTTTCGGCTCGGCGCACCAGGAGGCGCTGCTTCCTGTGCTGCTGCGGGCGATGGACGTCGTCATGGCAACAGACGAGGACAAGAACGTGACGGGCAGCGCCCTGCTGTGCATCGCCGAGGTGGTGAGCACGCTCAGAGCGCTCGCCATCCCACAGCTGCCGAG GTTGATGCCGGCGCTGCTGCGGAcgctgacagacaggaaagagcTGCTGACCAATGAGATCTACCTGCTGAGCGCCGTCACCGCCCTGCAGCGTGTCGCCGAGACGCTGCCGCACTTCATCAGCCCGTACCTGCAGGACACGCTGTCACAG GTGTGTCGGCTGACTCGGCTGGTGGACtccgcctcttcctcctcgtcgtGCTCCGCCCAGCTGTCCTCACGCCTCGCCTCCCTCAGGAGCACCCTCGCCACCAAGCTGCCCCCCAGGGTCCTACTGCCTACCCTCACCAAGTGCTACAGCAACATGGTCGTCGACAGAAAG gctCAGCTGGTGGCGCTCATGAGCATCCTGAAGGAACACATCAGTCACATGGACAAAGAGCAGCTAGGCTcccaccaatcagagctcacCTCCTTCTTCCTCACCGCCCTGGACTTCCGGGCCGAACACTGTCGG GGCGACCTGGAGGCGACGGCGGAGATCGAGGGCCGCGTCATCGACTGTCTGATCGCCATGGTGATGAAGCTGTCCGAGGTCACCTTCAGACCGCTCTTCTTCAAG CTGTTGGACTGGAGTAAATCGGGCAGTACCGAGCGTCTGTTGACGTTCTACCGGCTGACCGTTGTCGTCGCCGAGCGCCTCAAAGGACTCTTCGTCCTGTTCGCAGGAAATCTGGTGAAGCCAATGGCCGACCTGCTGAGACAGACGGACGTCTCGCGGACAG gtgaGCTGTTGTTTGAGTCGGGTCGCGGCGAGGAGAAGAGcgctctgctgcttcagctgctgctcGACTGTCTGCACAAGATCTTCCTGTACGACACGCAGAGGTTCCTGAGCAGAGAGCGGGCCGACGCCCTCATGAGCCCGCTGCTCGACCAG ctggagAACCTCCTGGGCGGAGAGCAGGTGTACCAGCAGAGGGTGACCCAGCACCTGGTGCCCTGCGTGGGGCAGTTCTCCGTGGCGCTGGCCGACGACTCGCAGTGGAAAACTCTCAACTACCAGATCCTGCTGAAGACCAGACACCCCGAGTCCAAG gtgcggttctcctctctgctcatgcTGATGGAGTTAGCGTCCAAACTGAAGGAGAACTACGTGGTGCTGCTGCCAGAGACCATCCCATTCATAGCAGAGCTGATGGAgg atGAGtgtgaggaggtggagcagcaggTCCAGAAGGTTGTTCAGGAGATGGAGAACATCCTGGGAGAACCACTACAGAGCTACttctaa